Proteins encoded together in one Telopea speciosissima isolate NSW1024214 ecotype Mountain lineage chromosome 6, Tspe_v1, whole genome shotgun sequence window:
- the LOC122665183 gene encoding uncharacterized protein LOC122665183, producing the protein MDGNMLEAFREKEIAEMMMTSSNYSVARDKLLKAKDLFPSLDNITGMLTVCDILCAANVGISGYSTDWYWILQLKPGADESTIESQFCKLINLLEPIKNEFPGTVSALKLIKKAFHVLSDRERREEFDKKRLGDCRAYGSDLREQPDMEVVKRKTEAISQSSAGLMRIGGDTFDVINELSCSIKNHKMKTSKDVTEKGVQNAVIYTGEQALNDFSIFDEPRKKIRAQEAGWISSCMGTGSNRGLGGRPLNSMKSTVGSQRNPSRSLCKMPNSDYYNFNNNRKAEAFSVGQVWAAYDQEKMPRRYYRICGFTMLPFQLRFTCLKPIPGCADEERWCTAGLPVACGAFKLDMDSMMMGGASKFSHVVSQVATVTDQPVEIYPRKGEVWAIYIDWKPFDWCADPKTRKGYRLQMVEIVTSFSQEAGVRVVCLEKVNGFRNIFQRRPDNGSKSYFQIPGAHSYTFSHMVPAFRFAGGEMNGISAGMFELDPLAGPAELVQGMAKSLGEESSSDYSSSTDCPSIPTAIIMSKPEVEEDLKSQWTAKDFVSDQIWAIYDGPDFLPRQYVRIKNLISSSKVCVTLLKPYPIHDDEVQWVKENLPFVCGLFRADRITCDLHLSRFSHLVKCERSKDKSFYRVYPKKGDIWAVYRNWNSKWTRSNYNGRCCRIVEVLSDFSEESGLRVASLVEVTGFLTFFRRQLDDGYELLRTVSRREMLSFSHQIPAFIVAGIETHGLPQGSLHLEPDALPSALSN; encoded by the coding sequence ATGGATGGAAACATGCTGGAAGCTTTTCGAGAAAAGGAGATCGCTGAAATGATGATGACCAGCAGCAACTACAGTGTTGCTAGGGACAAGTTACTCAAAGCAAAGGATCTTTTCCCATCGCTTGATAACATCACTGGAATGTTAACTGTCTGTGACATACTATGTGCTGCCAATGTTGGGATCTCTGGTTATTCAACTGACTGGTACTGGATTCTTCAGCTCAAACCAGGGGCAGATGAATCTACAATAGAGTCTCAGTTTTGCAAGCTCATTAACCTCTTGGAACCCATCAAGAATGAGTTCCCTGGCACTGTATCTGCCCTGAAACTCATAAAGAAAGCATTCCATGTCCTCTCTGACCGAGAGAGGCGGGAAGAATTTGATAAGAAGAGACTTGGTGATTGCCGGGCTTATGGGTCGGATTTACGGGAGCAACCTGACATGGAAGTtgtaaaaaggaaaacagaagCCATTTCGCAGAGTTCTGCCGGGCTGATGAGGATTGGAGGTGATACTTTTGATGTAATTAACGAGTTGAGCTGTTCAATAAAGAACCATAAAATGAAAACATCTAAGGATGTTACTGAGAAGGGAGTCCAGAATGCTGTAATATATACAGGGGAGCAGGCCTTAAATGATTTTAGCATTTTTGACGAGCCTAGAAAGAAAATTCGTGCACAAGAGGCAGGTTGGATTTCCTCTTGCATGGGGACTGGCTCAAATAGAGGATTAGGGGGGAGACCTCTTAACAGTATGAAGTCAACAGTGGGTTCACAAAGAAATCCATCACGGTCACTTTGTAAAATGCCCAACTCAGACTACTACAACTTCAACAATAATAGGAAGGCTGAGGCCTTTTCAGTGGGTCAGGTTTGGGCTGCTTACGATCAAGAGAAAATGCCTCGCCGCTACTATCGGATCTGTGGCTTTACCATGTTGCCATTTCAATTACGCTTCACATGCTTGAAACCTATACCTGGTTGTGCTGATGAGGAAAGGTGGTGTACAGCTGGATTGCCTGTTGCTTGCGGGGCCTTCAAACTTGATATGGATTCAATGATGATGGGGGGAGCATCAAAATTTTCCCATGTGGTGTCTCAGGTTGCAACTGTTACAGATCAGCCAGTTGAAATTTACCCCCGAAAAGGTGAGGTTTGGGCAATTTATATAGACTGGAAACCATTTGATTGGTGTGCTGATCCCAAGACTAGAAAAGGATACAGACTGCAGATGGTTGAAATAGTCACAAGCTTTTCACAAGAAGCAGGTGTGAGGGTTGTATGCTTGGAGAAGGTAAATGGATTCAGGAACATTTTCCAAAGACGCCCAGACAATGGGAGTAAATCCTATTTCCAGATTCCTGGAGCACATTCATATACTTTTTCTCATATGGTCCCTGCCTTCAGATTTGCAGGTGGAGAGATGAATGGAATTTCTGCAGGGATGTTTGAGCTGGACCCTTTGGCTGGTCCTGCAGAGTTGGTTCAAGGGATGGCCAAATCATTGGGAGAAGAGAGTTCTAGCGACTATTCAAGCTCCACCGATTGTCCTTCGATCCCTACTGCCATTATTATGTCAAAGCCAGAGGTTGAGGAGGATTTGAAGTCTCAATGGACAGCAAAGGATTTTGTCTCAGATCAAATATGGGCTATATATGATGGTCCTGATTTCTTGCCTCGACAATATGTGAGAATTAAGAATTTGATTTCTAGTAGTAAAGTTTGTGTCACACTCTTGAAGCCATACCCCATACATGACGATGAGGTCCAGTGGGTCAAAGAGAATTTACCATTTGTTTGTGGATTATTTCGAGCTGATAGAATCACCTGCGACTTGCACTTATCTAGATTCTCTCATCTAGTGAAGTGTGAGCGAAGCAAGGATAAGTCTTTCTACAGGGTTTACCCTAAGAAGGGTGATATTTGGGCAGTATATAGGAACTGGAACAGCAAATGGACGAGATCTAATTATAATGGTCGCTGTTGTAGGATTGTCGAAGTCCTTTCAGATTTTTCTGAGGAGTCTGGGCTGAGAGTAGCCAGCTTAGTTGAAGTGACGGGTTTCCTTACTTTCTTTCGAAGGCAATTAGACGATGGTTATGAACTTTTGCGGACAGTTTCCAGAAGAGAGATGCTTAGTTTCTCTCACCAGATACCAGCTTTCATTGTTGCAGGTATTGAAACCCATGGCCTACCACAAGGTTCTTTGCACCTGGAACCTGATGCATTACCTTCTGCATTAAGCAACTAG